The segment GAGGCAATTCCGTGCTGCTGATTAAGGATGACGTCAAGATGTGGTGCGTGAATTACTTCATCTCCCAGCATTCACTCGACCTCCAAAAATGGCTCCTTGACATGACGTCGAGGGAGCAAGAGGCTCGCAGCTACTACTCAGAAGACATGTCCATGGACAGCCGAAGCTTTTTAGAGATGTTGCTGCTCGATGGCTGCTTCATTTTTATGGCTTTCAAAGCCATGGATTCCCTTACGTTCGACCCGGAATGGCCATCAGACCAAATCATGCTTGACTTGCTGATGCTCGAGAACCAGATCCCTTTCTTCGTCTTAGTCCAACTATGCAATGGGATCGGCGGGAAACAAGAATTCAGGAATTTTGCCGGGACATTCGCGGAGCCTTACACTGGCACTTTCATTCATTATGCCCTCCGATCCCTTGATCAGACCGGTATGATCTCGGATTTGGATCCCCCGATCCTCCCTGAGCAAGTCCTCCATTTGTTGCACCTATTTCTCTTGTCCTTGCATCCTGCTAGGTTCGAACCTTCTAGGTTCGAGCCTATAAACGTAGCCAAACAGAACATAATAAACTACGTTTTCCGCACTCCAACTATTGTCCCTAGCGCGACAGAGCTCCAGGATCGGTCTGCAGTGAAGTTCAAGAAACAATCAGGCAGCATCTTGGAGATAAGTTTCCGCAACGGGGTGATGAAGATCCCGTTCCTGGAAATTAATGATGGCAGCCAAGCGATTCTCCATAATCTCATCACCTTTGAGCAGTGTTATCACCCCCTCATCGAACGTCATGTCACAACCTATGCAGCATTCATGAACTGCCTCATAAACAAAGAACGTGACGTGGGTCTGCTTGAAAGGCGAGGGATCTTGTTGAACAGGCTACCCACCAGCAAGGATGCGGCCTCTTTCTTCAGCAAGTTGTGTCCGAGGGCCAAAGTTAGCCCCATATATTTAAAAAGTCTAATTG is part of the Elaeis guineensis isolate ETL-2024a chromosome 15, EG11, whole genome shotgun sequence genome and harbors:
- the LOC105034326 gene encoding UPF0481 protein At3g47200, which codes for MARGNSKVDSSNAAGNRDKSETAWIEGIQRKCRQCARRMMPPWENQERTREESTANPSIFRVPTSFREHSPEHFQPKVVAIGPYHRGNSVLLIKDDVKMWCVNYFISQHSLDLQKWLLDMTSREQEARSYYSEDMSMDSRSFLEMLLLDGCFIFMAFKAMDSLTFDPEWPSDQIMLDLLMLENQIPFFVLVQLCNGIGGKQEFRNFAGTFAEPYTGTFIHYALRSLDQTGMISDLDPPILPEQVLHLLHLFLLSLHPARFEPSRFEPINVAKQNIINYVFRTPTIVPSATELQDRSAVKFKKQSGSILEISFRNGVMKIPFLEINDGSQAILHNLITFEQCYHPLIERHVTTYAAFMNCLINKERDVGLLERRGILLNRLPTSKDAASFFSKLCPRAKVSPIYLKSLIDDVNRYHKKRHRWYADLKLNYFSNPWMTIWVVAIAVLLILSLMQTYYSALSYYHR